In Lates calcarifer isolate ASB-BC8 linkage group LG21, TLL_Latcal_v3, whole genome shotgun sequence, the sequence AGATATACCTGTTAGCAGCCGTAACCTAATACACTGAGTGCGACTGAACTGCACACCCTAAAAGACAGTCTGATCAAATGATCAGACAGCATCATCGTCTTActaatttttagtttttactaCCAACCGTAACCTTAATCCATTTTAATTTCTCACATGGCTGTAAGGCTGTAAAACGCTGGGTTATATCTTTCACGCGCGCTCTGCTGTGTCACGTCTGAGTGACTTGACCGTGACTATTCATTTTTTACCTATTACACAACTCTTAACCTCTGTCCACTTTTCATACttatgtgagtgtttgtgtcagtgtgtacaCATTGCTTGCAAGTTGAACAGGGTGAACTCTATTCAGCTTTCATTTACACATGAGGGATACACATAGAGGGATAACTGAAAAAAGGTATGACAAATTCTTCTCCagttatacatatttttatttacttattatatatttctgtgtactcagttttttccatttctttcagAATTGTTTGAATGCACagactttgtctttttgtttaatttacttTGTTTCATTCTGAAGCTTTCCTTTCTGCTGCTATTGGTATTGTAGTATCAGACTATATTTTTGAATGAGAAGTTGTTTCTGAATTCATTTTGTCTTAATGCACTGATgctcacatttcatttttcctgATTTTAAGATGGAGCAGAGATATTTCAAGAGCCTTGATTCATGATACACTCTTACACTTACAGCCATGCATACTCATTGTAGTGAGTAAACTAAGAAAGTGCAAATGAACTCTTTGATCAAAGAAATTAGGTCACACCCACAGGGAAGCCAAGAGGGAGGGAAATTGGGGCTACTCAAGTTGCACAAAAAGCCTTAAGTCTTTTTCCAAAgattaacaaatacaaataccaATTACCTCCTCTAATTTCTGTAATCATGAACAAGGTGTTCTGATATGATCTGGTGATTGAGGCTGTGCCCTGAACGTTGATTTGAACATGATAAAGGATGGTTGttgtctcattttcatttaacattcCAAACCTCAAAGGTTGTGGCATGTTTAAAAAggtttcaaatgaaaataattaatttgttcTCTCCTCAGGGCATAATGGTACTCCTCCTGTGTTTTGGCCTGTCATTGCTGGCGGCCGTCCAGTCCAGTACTGTCAAGAACTGCCACCCTGGCTGCCGCTGTGAGGTGGAAAGCTTTGGGCTGTTCGACAGCTTTAGCCTGACCAGGGTGGATTGTCGAGGGTTGGGACCCAGCACCGCTATGCCTGTCCCCATCCCACTGGACACTGCCCACCTGGACCTGTCCTCCAATGCCATGGGCCCACTCAGTGACACCATGTTAGCTGGTCCAGGCTACACCACCCTTGTTAGCTTGGACCTCAGCAGCAACCATATTACAAAGGTTGGTGGTTTGCAAAAGTCACAAATAGACCTTAAAACGACACTGAGCAACTTCAACTGGTTCAACTTGCCCAAGTAGATTCTAGAGTATGGGAAACGCTGTAGAGTTTTTACTAATTTTACACAGCACTGTAGTCTGTTCCAAGTAGCTCTTTGCAAAACCAAACTATTTCGATCCGTCCATTTCAGGAGCCATGAGGTAACATGGCTACCTTTTTTTTGGTATTATTTCGTAATCCAGTGGCTGTGGCTACCATTACTTAAGCTTGTTGACCAGAAAGCTCAGAAACAATGACAGCCAAAGTTACTGTTGTAACTAGAGAACTGCTGAAGTTGGTGTTtgagtgacagcagaggaagcACTAACCTCAAAGTCTGCAATTTAGACTTTTCCACAAGgcttaaattaaatatattaattcACTGTATCTCCTAGTCCTACGTACAACTCATgactaaaaatgttttcttcatttttctctttgttaacCTCTTCCCTACCATCTCATTTTCAGGTAAGCCCCAGTGCTTTGTCTAAGCTGCGTTACCTGGAGACTCTAGATCTGAGCCACAACAACCTGGAGAGCCTTTCCCCAAGCTGTTTCTCTGGCCTCCCTCTGGCTGATGTTGACCTCAGTCACAACAGCTTCCTGGAGTTTGACATGGATGTGTTCGCTACTAAAGTCAACAGTGAACCTGTCAGCGTGGATCTGTCTCATAACAAGCTTGTGTCAGTCTCCACAACATCGCATGGAAGAGTATTACACATTCAAAGCTTAAATCTGTCAGCAAACCGGCTGTTAATTGTACCAAGGCTGGCAGGACTCCCGCTGAGATACCTTAATCTGGATGGTAACCCTATCACACAGATCCATGAGGGAGCCTTTGCTCAGCTAAAAGATCTGGTTTATTTATCCATCAGTGGCCTCCATGAGCTTCAGGAAATTGAACCTTACAGCTTCAAGGGCCTCCAGAGCCTCCAAGTTCTGGATCTCTCCAATAACCACAAGCTGAAGACTCTGAACcctgctgttttcagtggacTAGATTCCCTGCAAGAGCTGAATTTGTCAGGTTCTGGTGTGGCGTCCTTGCCAAATAACATGCTGACCCACCTGCCCAGTATTAAGAGTATTACACTGGGACGAAGCATCCACTGCTGGAGGACCCAGAAACAGGGACAGTTCCATCGGCAGCTGGGTCAGGTCCAACACAATGAGGTTCTGACCTGTAATGTGGAGGGCATCGTTTTGTGAGGCTGTGCCTGTGGACATGGACCACTCCTTAACAATCCTAATGCCAGAGCCGTGCCTTATCTGCTTTGATATgcaaatctttttttctgtgtaactCTTAGTCAATTACCTCTGGAACATGTCTTAAAGGATAATTGCAGCCTTCATGAACTCTGGACACAAGTATCACAAATGCTGTACCTTTTagcaacacaacagcaaaatgtacagtattttacataACAATCTCTTTTATGTCTTAACATACAATATAGTCTAAACTGGTAGAAAAACTTTCATAAATCCAAAACCTTAAGTAATGTTCATACTACATTTAAAGTGGGACCATAATTGCATAATTATTTGCACTTATTCTagtcacagatttaaaaaaaaaatgcacttacACATTGCCAAAATGTCATCCAGTGTAACACAAAACCATAAGTTGACCACTAAGAATTTTCATTTGACTTTGAATGTGATGCTTTATAGAAATaattaaagaaatagttttgacatttttggtaaatacacatatttgctttttagttgaaagttagatgagaagatccctctctcacatctgtttgttcagtgtgatgctacagccagcagctgcttAACTTAGTTTAGCAtcacaaagactgaaagcagaggGGGACAGCTAGCTCACTAATGAACCACAACCTGTTGCTTTTacccttccttttttttttaacagataaaagaaagtggatggattttgttaccttcagacagagctaggctagctgtcccctgtttccagtcttagCACTTAGCTAACCCAACTGGTTTGTAATAGCTTCACatttaccacacagacacaagagtggTATCAAACTCATTATCTAACTCTTGGTAAAAGCAAATCATTTTCTGAATGATTGACCTGTATAATTCAAGGACAAGAAATCATTTATCTATTGTGGTCTGGGTGGGAAGCTTATAGTAAAGACTTgttacacacactgtgacaaaaCCAGTTGATGGTAAAGATCTTTCTTTTGTCACACCCACAAAATGTCCATTTTATTACTTGAATTTACTTCCACAAATATTTGCCCGAATCTGACAACTTGTCCATTGTGTGGGGACAGTTTCTCTTCATAATGACACTAAGTTTGATGTAAAGCCTTTGCAAGTTAGGTGTATATGTCTTTTGATATGATGCTCACTGATTTCTGTTCCGTTTGTTTCACTGATATTATGCAACAAGATTAAACAAGCTGTGTCCATGTTGACTGGGGATTTTTTGAACCTTCTGTCATACCAGTCTACAGTAGAACAAGAGAGCTGGACAATGAACTACGACAACTTTCACATATTAAGTAATCAAGTGATGCAGGTATCTGTTGATCTTTAAACACCCAGCTGCACTGTGCTGTCATCTGTAACCTTACCTTAGCATTCCTGTGGTATTTCCAAGATGATCAGCCTCAAGACTGCATAATAGGTTTTGTGAATGTCAGCTATTTGTAAAGGCTTAAGTGTTTTAGTTTTGAGATTTGAAAGGAATCCACCTTTTTCAGCTGGTTAATTGAAAGCCAGATAATCCCAGTCTTGGTGTAGAGgtttatatttgtatgtatgtaactATATTGTATATAAATTTATAGatgtacacatatatacacacatatgtgtgtgtgtgtgtgtatatatatatatatatatataaatcatatGTGTAATAAAGTGACTATTCTCACACTTGTGGTTTGAATGACTGCTCTTACTCATATTCTGTATGATGTAAGCATGGCAGCATTTGCTTGATGTATTTCAGAAGaggaacataaacacacattaaaaacaaaaaccaaaacaaggaaAGATTGTGTCAGTGTTAACactgtttaacattttgttgAAAATCCAGTTTTTCAAAGCAGTCTGTGGTTTGTTTCTACATACAGGACTGACTCATAGCAGGGTGTGACTCTACAGGACAAGAGGGAAAGCTTAGATTTCAGCAGTTTAACCTCACAGCAGTTTCTTCACTTTTTACAACTAAGTAACATGTTGAGTATAAagctttttagctttttttggGTTGCTTGGTTTACTTGCAAGTGTTTGGATAAAAagactcatacacacacacttgtggtCTTGAATGATCCTTAATAAACACTATAGTGGGCAGACGCACCATGGCTTGGCAGGTTACCAGCCAAGTGTAGCATGGTAACCTGCCAAGGAGGTGACTGGGaatgagacaggaagtgaaaggagaaagagaggagaaagagctTGGTTTCAGTCACGGCAGCTTACTGATCTCCTGTGTGTGGCAATGAGTTTTTCTcctgtgagacagagaaaacattcattataCCCTCCTTTCTGTGACATCTTTTAATCTCCAAGACACCCAGaaacaaccaaaataaataaaaaagaggcAGACTAAACTGAGGGATTTTCACAGATTGCATCAGAGTTGGACTGTCCATGTTATATCCTGAAGACTAAGCTTGAGAATATAGAGCATCTCTGGTAGGTTTTTAAACAAGCCTAAATTCCTCCTGTTGTCTTGTGTTTGAGTCTATTTATGTCGgcatatgtgtgaatgtgactcTATTCTCTTCAAGTGAGTGGGAGGCTGCCTGAGAGCCCTCAGTGGATTGACCCCAttacagaaaacatttccagatgtttggattttttttgtccatctCCTGAAGAGCTGGCATGTTGAGCCCTAAGGAACCAAACATCCATCTCAAACTGCCCCGGCTGCATTCAGTAACGCTTGCTACAACACTGTGAAATTGCAAACACACTCTGGGAATGCAGCAGCATAACAAGTTAGGACAGAAATCAAAGTTTTTGCCACTTTGGTCCCTGTATTGTTGCTCTCAGGTCCAGTGTGAGTCATGGTTGTTAAGTATGAGATTATGTCTGAAATTTCAgctgaaaacagaacaagaacTTCATCAGAAAGCTACACTGAATATAGATCAGGTCACACGTCTGTTTACATTTAAGCTTGCTTCTAACAGTGTCCCTCTGTTTAGTCTGGAACAGGCACAGATATGTTAAAAAGCAGCACAAATGCATTGACATGCAATCTGTATGAAACATCACAGTCTAGCTGGCTGAGAAAAACGATGTTAAGAGAAATCACGCAATTTGAAGGGCACTTGTCAGGATCTTTTTACAGCTAGTGAAGGTGAAAAAGTTTCCCACAGAACTGGAATCGATAAAGATCTTGActgaaatgttgacatttgttTGATACTGAAATTTGGTTTCCTAACTGTTGACATGGAAGAGACAGGGAATTCATTTCCCATAAATACTTCCTTGTAACATATCTAAGGTTTCTATGATAACTTTCTACGTTAaggtaaatgtaaaaacttCAGGTTTTATCTCCTCGTGACAccttgtttttgtggtttgaaGTAATGTCatcacacaaatacagtatacacagCCATACAAGGAGGAGGCAGTAATCAGGAGAACAAAGTAAAGTTGAAACTGGGTCAACAGACACTTTGAGAGAGTGTGTCGTGTTTTCGGTCACGCTTTCATCCCATTTCTGGAAAAAAAGGATTTGCAGGTACATGTTATGTGCAGATATTTGTGGTGTAATTGCCAccaaacaaactgcagttcatATTTATCGGAGTCTGAACAAGATACAACAGGATTTATCTCTTGAGTCAGCTTTTACCGGATAAAAACTGACTTCATCTACCTGTTTTTCTTGTgcttatatgtttttttttttcaaagctcaccagcagcagaaagacagttttaaacatcataattaatgtttgtttatgaaaACAACTTAATTTAGGCATGCTGTTTGCTTTATGGTGGCGTGGGACGTGAGTGAGAAAATCAAAAGGTAAACACTTGCTTCTGCTGCAGTGGTTTGGCTTTGAGTTGTAATTACTTCAAAGCAGAGGGAAGCTTTGAACCGTGTATAATTAATTCAGGCGAGCAGAACCAGGGTGTCTTTATTAAGTGCTCTGTTCTTGCCTTGAACAACTATCAAACTAATGTAATTTGACCTTCCCGCACAGATCCTCTGGAGGATCAAGCTATCCAAGCAGCTAATTCACTTTGCTTCAACAATGAGCGCATACTGCTCCCAACACTGGAAGGTTTTAGTTTTCATTCCCGGAGGAGGCTGTGAAATCCAAGAGTGTGTATTTAGAAGCATGTTTCGAAACAATATATGTAGAATTTAAGAGGTTAATATTTGAAAGTTTACCGACCACAGTGGTATCAATGCCCTGAATGCCGTCTGGCTTTTCAGGCCACCGTGACAATGGACACCAAGGCACTGTGTCAGCGTGCTGCAGCTCAGCACAGAGATTTTGTAtttcagacaaacaaaagaTCAGCTCAGCTTGTCACAGTCCACAAAGATTTGCTTGTTTTCCTGAGAGCCACGATAAAGCTGTTTAAGTTTGTACCACTGTATGGCATTGTTGCATCTTCTATAAATCAGTTGGATAAAAAATAGGTTTCTGAAAGTAGATACTTAGATCTGACATGAGCCACGTCAAGATCAGATATTGCTGATACAGACATTTTGCTTGCACtgtgctaataataataatataattcttcatttttccatctcttAAATACCAGAGACAGTGTGACCCATCCACATGTCAATAGTTAATGTTGCAACTGAAGGTGGAGTAACCTTCCCTTTCATATAGCAACATTGTCATACCACCATGTGCTGCACAACAGCGACTACCCCTTGTTGAACAGTTTCAGGTTATCAGTTGCTGAATCTATAGCGTTCGACATCAGGTATGTGAGAGAAAAGCATGACTTTGCTTGTCAGGGAAAAACTGTGGGTCATATTACTCTCACTGACAACTGCCTCCTATTCATTTTGGCTTACATTGTATTTTGTAACAGAGTATAATCATTAAAAATAGGCGGATTCATACAAAGACTGAAATGAAACGCCAAGTGAGCTACTACTATATTTTCTTTCAAATCTTTGACTTTTAAGACAGTTACACTTATTTAAAAACTAATATACTGCTGATAGTATTTCAGAATGAAATCATCCCTTACACTTCTTTTGGTAGTCTGGCTTGATCTTTCAGGATGtgtgaaatctgttttttcagGAGAAAGAATATACCTCACAATATATAGTACAGACAAAATATGCACTGTTCTCGATTAAGGCCTTGCTTAACTGCTGGTGTTCATATGGTAAAGATAATAATCAAATGCCTGAGGTTGTACCCTTTCGTTAACATGATCTAATCTAAAAAAGGCTGCAGCAAAATCCACTGTCACCCCAAAGAGATAAAAGTTACTAAATTTATGAGTCACTTTAAATAGACTGGTCTATCTGGTCTGATTTACCTATAGGCTACTTGTAGGTAAAAACCTAACTTTCTGTACATTCCAGCACCtaggaggaagaaaaacagacatggTGCCTTATCAGTGAAGCACTGGCAGCTCAGACTTTCTCTATCCTACTCAAGGAAAAGTAAGAATAGCAACAGACAGATGAGATAATAGAGCCAACAGTACGCACAAGGCAAGAGAAAATGATCAAGGTGGAACATAAGCTGAATAGATacacagaggaggatgataTTTGCCACTATCAACACTAAGCACACTataaaaatcacattcatcAGCACTATTAAAACCAGGCGAACAAGACTCTTACCTCTCCCGAGGATGTTGTGCCTACCTGACCTGCACTCTAAGGCCATATtgtaaaatgtgtatatataataatatatatatatgcacacgTCTCAGTTTGTCTGGTAACACAAAGTGAGACAAAGTAAAAAATTAACATTGTGATCCACCACTTACGTAAATTAGaaatttaaagttattttttaaaatatacaaataatagGCATGTTTCATACAGGAGAAAAAGTAGAGGCAGGTCTTTCTTGGTGTTTCATAAACCTTGCTGCCTGCCCACACACAATTATCAGAGCAGTGTAGgaacactggagctgctggacaACAGCAGGAGTCTTGCATCACCACCTCTCATATTGGTGGTCTGAGGAGGGAGTTTCCCAGAGGAAAAGGGATATATCCTGACTCCACTGCCCTCTTTGTCATTCTCCTCCATCTGGTTTCCATCAGGAGCTGCTGGGCTGGACTATGTAAAGGTTCTCCTCAAAGGATACCACCTTTTTCTACCCCCCTTCCAATGCCATTTTTCATTGACCTCTTTCAACTGTCTCTATCCTTACTCCACATTTTTCTAAATCTTCTGCTCACACAGCAGTGAATCCTCTGTAATGTAGTTAAACATTGACTTAGCTACACTTCAAATATCAGCAAACCCAGCATCAATACACGACCTTGTAACCAGTGGAAAGATGTTAAAATTCAGGGTTTATGATCTTTTCATTTGGCACCAGCTCCAATCCTCACAGCTGCATTTTGAATGAGTTGAAAGAGTTGGTCATGATAATGACTCTTGACTGGTGCAGGAACAGGGAAAGGTGCATGACTGTGACTGgaataagattttaaaaaagggagACTTACATGACCTCTAAATCCACTTGGGCTAAGAAtgacttaattttttttatgtttctcagTTGCACTGCTCTACCAAAGTCAAAAGTCAAGTCAGTACCAAAGTTGCTCAATAACTGCAAACCACTAAGGAGTCAGAGCATGCCAATAGTAACTGTTTTGTTCACTTTTCCAGAGGAGTCGAAACACTTCCAGGCACAGAAGACAAAATGATCCTCACactaaaataaactttaatttgAGAAAGCTTGAAATATTACAGCCGCTGTGTTTTActacaagttttttttcttcttttctgagTTTTTATTCTCCTTTGCAAAACTGGTCTGGATCTACTTTCTCTCCTGCCACAAACACGTATCTCtaaacaacataaacatcaTGGTAAGGTTACAGTTACAGGAAAAGGGGGATTTCTAGACCAAGTGTAGCACAGGCCTGGAGTCAgctgtaacagcagcagtgattaCTGAGCCTCTGTCAGTCTGCCCTGCTTCCCTAACACAATGAGCtctgttgtttaaatgttttctttgtcagcTCTCCTGCCTCTATTTCAATTGCTCAATGCAAAATTGCAATATACACTCAGACATTCAAAAGACAGAATGCCAAGGAGATGTGTACCATTATTTCTGACTCATGAAAATGactggataaaaaaaatgtaaaaggaaTTTCATACTTCCAGATaagtcatctgtgtttctgtaaacTGTGGCTTAGACCTTcaaagtcagtgtcagtgatgaGCACACAGAATTTGTGAGCTGGTGAGCCTCC encodes:
- the tsku gene encoding tsukushi isoform X1, translated to MPEKSAFKAKEKISGIMVLLLCFGLSLLAAVQSSTVKNCHPGCRCEVESFGLFDSFSLTRVDCRGLGPSTAMPVPIPLDTAHLDLSSNAMGPLSDTMLAGPGYTTLVSLDLSSNHITKVSPSALSKLRYLETLDLSHNNLESLSPSCFSGLPLADVDLSHNSFLEFDMDVFATKVNSEPVSVDLSHNKLVSVSTTSHGRVLHIQSLNLSANRLLIVPRLAGLPLRYLNLDGNPITQIHEGAFAQLKDLVYLSISGLHELQEIEPYSFKGLQSLQVLDLSNNHKLKTLNPAVFSGLDSLQELNLSGSGVASLPNNMLTHLPSIKSITLGRSIHCWRTQKQGQFHRQLGQVQHNEVLTCNVEGIVL
- the tsku gene encoding tsukushi isoform X2, giving the protein MNGTKGIMVLLLCFGLSLLAAVQSSTVKNCHPGCRCEVESFGLFDSFSLTRVDCRGLGPSTAMPVPIPLDTAHLDLSSNAMGPLSDTMLAGPGYTTLVSLDLSSNHITKVSPSALSKLRYLETLDLSHNNLESLSPSCFSGLPLADVDLSHNSFLEFDMDVFATKVNSEPVSVDLSHNKLVSVSTTSHGRVLHIQSLNLSANRLLIVPRLAGLPLRYLNLDGNPITQIHEGAFAQLKDLVYLSISGLHELQEIEPYSFKGLQSLQVLDLSNNHKLKTLNPAVFSGLDSLQELNLSGSGVASLPNNMLTHLPSIKSITLGRSIHCWRTQKQGQFHRQLGQVQHNEVLTCNVEGIVL
- the tsku gene encoding tsukushi isoform X3, translating into MVLLLCFGLSLLAAVQSSTVKNCHPGCRCEVESFGLFDSFSLTRVDCRGLGPSTAMPVPIPLDTAHLDLSSNAMGPLSDTMLAGPGYTTLVSLDLSSNHITKVSPSALSKLRYLETLDLSHNNLESLSPSCFSGLPLADVDLSHNSFLEFDMDVFATKVNSEPVSVDLSHNKLVSVSTTSHGRVLHIQSLNLSANRLLIVPRLAGLPLRYLNLDGNPITQIHEGAFAQLKDLVYLSISGLHELQEIEPYSFKGLQSLQVLDLSNNHKLKTLNPAVFSGLDSLQELNLSGSGVASLPNNMLTHLPSIKSITLGRSIHCWRTQKQGQFHRQLGQVQHNEVLTCNVEGIVL